A single genomic interval of Desulfatiglans sp. harbors:
- the kdsA gene encoding 3-deoxy-8-phosphooctulonate synthase, with product MGNTVYAGNIRIDEKGPFFIIAGPCVIESEEITLRVASFLKETSEKLDIPIIFKTSYDKANRTSVTSYRGPGLEKGLEIIMKVKEKTGLPVLSDIHSLDEVEKAASVLDVLQIPAFLSRQTDLLVKAGKSGKTVNIKKGQFVSPLDFEQAVKKVLSSGNKNIMLTERGTFFGYNNLVVDFRGIPIMKGFGFPVVFDATHSVQLPGGDGTSSGGERKYAASLARAAVAAGANGVFMEVHPDPDRALCDGPNSLPLEEVKPLLILLKDIHSLVN from the coding sequence ATGGGTAACACAGTATATGCGGGAAATATCAGGATAGACGAAAAAGGGCCATTCTTTATCATTGCCGGGCCCTGCGTCATAGAGTCGGAAGAGATAACATTGAGGGTAGCCTCCTTTTTAAAAGAGACATCCGAAAAACTTGATATCCCGATTATATTCAAGACCTCATATGACAAGGCAAACAGGACATCGGTTACCTCATACAGGGGACCCGGGTTAGAAAAAGGCCTTGAGATCATCATGAAGGTTAAAGAAAAGACTGGCCTTCCGGTACTTTCAGATATCCACAGCCTTGATGAGGTGGAAAAAGCCGCCTCAGTGCTGGATGTACTTCAGATACCTGCCTTTTTAAGCAGGCAGACAGACCTCCTTGTAAAGGCAGGGAAATCAGGGAAGACGGTCAATATCAAGAAGGGGCAGTTTGTATCACCCCTTGATTTTGAGCAGGCCGTAAAAAAGGTGCTATCAAGCGGGAACAAAAATATCATGCTCACGGAAAGGGGCACATTCTTCGGGTACAATAATCTTGTGGTGGACTTCAGGGGTATCCCCATCATGAAAGGCTTCGGATTCCCTGTTGTCTTTGACGCCACCCACAGTGTTCAGCTGCCGGGTGGTGACGGTACCAGTTCTGGCGGAGAGAGAAAATATGCAGCATCCCTCGCCCGTGCAGCAGTGGCTGCGGGCGCTAACGGGGTATTTATGGAGGTGCACCCTGACCCTGACAGGGCACTGTGTGACGGCCCCAACTCTTTACCTCTTGAAGAGGTGAAACCCCTTCTGATACTGCTCAAGGATATCCACTCCCTTGTCAACTGA
- a CDS encoding HAD-IIIA family hydrolase produces the protein MENRAKEIALLVLDVDGVMTDGRIVMNDLGQETKYFNVKDGHGIRLLLHAGIDVAIITGRESETVRLRAADLGITMVYQGIKEKEAVCKKIIAEKGLKIDQVCCMGDDLPDIPMLRCAGLPVAVADATMETRDAAIYVTKAPGGFGAVREMCEIILKAKGKWPEFYGNNEKTKLGFT, from the coding sequence ATAGAAAACAGGGCAAAAGAAATAGCGCTCCTTGTACTTGATGTGGATGGTGTAATGACAGATGGCCGCATAGTAATGAATGACCTGGGGCAGGAGACAAAATATTTTAATGTAAAGGACGGGCATGGCATAAGGCTTTTACTTCATGCGGGTATTGATGTTGCGATTATCACCGGCAGGGAATCTGAGACGGTAAGATTGAGGGCCGCTGACCTGGGGATTACCATGGTCTATCAGGGTATAAAAGAGAAGGAAGCAGTATGTAAAAAGATAATAGCTGAAAAAGGTCTTAAAATAGATCAGGTCTGCTGCATGGGGGATGATCTCCCTGATATCCCCATGTTAAGGTGTGCCGGGCTTCCGGTTGCCGTAGCAGATGCCACCATGGAAACCCGTGATGCAGCCATCTATGTAACCAAGGCCCCGGGAGGGTTTGGCGCTGTAAGGGAGATGTGCGAGATCATCCTCAAGGCAAAGGGGAAATGGCCGGAATTTTACGGAAACAATGAAAAAACCAAATTAGGCTTTACATAG